A genome region from Tursiops truncatus isolate mTurTru1 chromosome 15, mTurTru1.mat.Y, whole genome shotgun sequence includes the following:
- the NMRAL1 gene encoding nmrA-like family domain-containing protein 1 isoform X1 — MADKKLVVVFGATGAQGGSVARTLLEDGTFRVRVVTRDPGQRAAKKLRLQGAEVVQGDQDDEASMELALIGAHATFIVTNYWENCSQEQEVKQGKLLADLAKRLGLHYVVYSGLENIKKLTAGRLAAGHFDGKGEVEEYFRDIGVPMTSVRLPCYFENLLSCFLPQKAPDGKSYLLSLPMGDVPMDGMSVSDLGPVVLSLLKMPEDYIGQNIGLSTCRHTVEEYAALLSRHTRKTVRDAKISPEDYEKLGFPGAQDLANMFRFYALKPDRNIELSLRLNPKARTLDQWLEQHKGDFAGL; from the exons ATGGCAGACAAGAAACTGGTGGTCGTGTTTGGAGCCACAG GTGCCCAGGGGGGCTCAGTGGCCCGGACACTCCTGGAAGATGGGACATTCAGGGTCCGAGTGGTGACCCGGGACCCTGGGCAGAGGGCAGCGAAGAAGCTGAGGCTGCAAGGTGCAGAAGTAGTGCAGGGAGACCAGGATGATGAGGCCAGCATGGAGCTGGCCCTGATCGGGGCTCACGCCACCTTCATCGTGACCAACTACTGGGAGAACTGCAGCCAGGAGCAGGAGGTCAAGCAG GGAAAGCTGCTGGCCGATCTGGCAAAGCGCCTGGGCCTGCACTACGTGGTCTACAGTGGCCTGGAGAACATCAAGAAGCTGACAGCAGGGAGACTGGCAGCAGGACACTTTGATGGCAAAGGGGAGGTGGAGGAATATTTCCGGGACATTGGCGTCCCCATGACCAGCGTGCGGCTGCCCTGTTATTTCGAGAAcctcctctcctgcttcctgCCCCAGAAAGCCCCAGATGGAAAGAGCTACTTGCTGA gCTTGCCCATGGGTGACGTGCCCATGGACGGCATGTCTGTGTCCGACCTGGGCCCCGTGGTGCTCAGCCTGCTGAAGATGCCCGAAGACTACATCGGCCAGAACATCGGGCTCAGCACCTGCAGGCACACGGTGGAGGAGTACGCTGCCTTGCTCTCCAGGCATACCAGGAAGACCGTGCGAGATGCCAAG ATAAGCCCCGAGGACTACGAGAAGCTTGGCTTCCCCGGCGCCCAGGACCTGGCCAATATGTTCCGTTTCTATGCCCTGAAACCTGACCGCAACATCGAACTGAGCCTGAGGCTCAACCCCAAGGCCAGGACGCTGGACCAGTGGCTGGAGCAGCACAAAGGGGACTTTGCAGGACTgtga
- the NMRAL1 gene encoding nmrA-like family domain-containing protein 1 isoform X2 — protein sequence MADKKLVVVFGATGAQGGSVARTLLEDGTFRVRVVTRDPGQRAAKKLRLQGAEVVQGDQDDEASMELALIGAHATFIVTNYWENCSQEQEVKQGKLLADLAKRLGLHYVVYSGLENIKKLTAGRLAAGHFDGKGEVEEYFRDIGVPMTSVRLPCYFENLLSCFLPQKAPDGKSYLLNKPRGLREAWLPRRPGPGQYVPFLCPET from the exons ATGGCAGACAAGAAACTGGTGGTCGTGTTTGGAGCCACAG GTGCCCAGGGGGGCTCAGTGGCCCGGACACTCCTGGAAGATGGGACATTCAGGGTCCGAGTGGTGACCCGGGACCCTGGGCAGAGGGCAGCGAAGAAGCTGAGGCTGCAAGGTGCAGAAGTAGTGCAGGGAGACCAGGATGATGAGGCCAGCATGGAGCTGGCCCTGATCGGGGCTCACGCCACCTTCATCGTGACCAACTACTGGGAGAACTGCAGCCAGGAGCAGGAGGTCAAGCAG GGAAAGCTGCTGGCCGATCTGGCAAAGCGCCTGGGCCTGCACTACGTGGTCTACAGTGGCCTGGAGAACATCAAGAAGCTGACAGCAGGGAGACTGGCAGCAGGACACTTTGATGGCAAAGGGGAGGTGGAGGAATATTTCCGGGACATTGGCGTCCCCATGACCAGCGTGCGGCTGCCCTGTTATTTCGAGAAcctcctctcctgcttcctgCCCCAGAAAGCCCCAGATGGAAAGAGCTACTTGCTGA ATAAGCCCCGAGGACTACGAGAAGCTTGGCTTCCCCGGCGCCCAGGACCTGGCCAATATGTTCCGTTTCTATGCCCTGAAACCTGA